One Glutamicibacter halophytocola DNA segment encodes these proteins:
- a CDS encoding enolase C-terminal domain-like protein, whose translation MSTPRALITSVEVTPVAFADPPLLNSVGVHEPYALRAIVVVRTDAGHYGLGETYGDETHVARLKRAGEFLVGTDAFNINKIAERVAESLADDSGQGGHGTGGMVTTTSLEDRVLSAFDVAALDIQGKVLGVPVSTLLGGAVRDEVEFSGYLFYKWAGHPGYADDQWGAALDPSGIVAQARKMVDQYGFKALKLKGGVFPPDEEAAAIEALREAFPDILLRIDPNGVWNVETAVRIGQRLEPVLEYLEDPCLSIEDNAQVRKQVNLPLATNMCVVAFNDLPPAIKAEAVDVVLSDHHFWGGLNRSRLLAGIAQTFDLRLSMHSNSHLGISFAAMIQLASATKNIDYACDTHWPWKKPEDDVIVPGVLSIAEGKVKVPTAPGLGVELDEAALARMHQQYLDAGLTKRDDTSYMQSINPEYELQVPRW comes from the coding sequence ATGTCCACTCCCCGTGCACTCATCACGTCGGTAGAGGTTACCCCGGTAGCTTTCGCCGATCCTCCACTGCTTAATTCGGTCGGGGTGCACGAGCCGTATGCGCTGCGAGCCATCGTCGTGGTTCGCACGGACGCTGGACATTACGGGTTGGGCGAAACCTACGGGGATGAAACGCACGTCGCTCGGCTGAAACGAGCCGGCGAGTTCCTGGTCGGCACGGACGCATTCAACATCAACAAGATCGCCGAACGCGTTGCAGAATCGCTTGCCGACGACAGCGGCCAAGGCGGACACGGCACTGGTGGCATGGTCACCACGACGTCGCTCGAAGACCGTGTGCTTTCAGCTTTCGATGTCGCCGCATTGGACATCCAGGGCAAAGTGCTCGGTGTTCCCGTCAGCACCCTGCTTGGCGGAGCGGTCCGCGATGAGGTGGAATTCAGCGGCTACCTGTTTTACAAGTGGGCCGGGCATCCTGGCTACGCTGACGATCAATGGGGCGCCGCGCTGGACCCGAGCGGCATCGTGGCGCAGGCTCGCAAGATGGTCGACCAATACGGATTCAAAGCCCTGAAGCTCAAAGGCGGAGTCTTCCCTCCCGATGAGGAGGCAGCTGCCATCGAAGCATTGCGCGAGGCATTCCCGGACATCCTCCTGCGCATCGATCCCAATGGCGTGTGGAACGTCGAGACTGCGGTGCGCATCGGCCAGCGCCTGGAACCGGTCCTGGAATATCTGGAAGACCCCTGCCTGTCCATCGAGGACAATGCCCAAGTGCGCAAGCAGGTGAATCTGCCGCTGGCGACCAACATGTGCGTTGTCGCCTTCAACGACTTGCCCCCAGCGATCAAGGCCGAGGCAGTGGATGTTGTTCTTTCGGATCACCATTTCTGGGGCGGGCTGAACCGTTCGCGCCTGTTGGCTGGCATTGCCCAGACCTTCGACTTGCGCCTGTCCATGCACTCGAACTCGCACCTGGGCATCAGTTTCGCCGCGATGATCCAGCTGGCCAGCGCCACCAAGAATATTGACTATGCCTGCGATACCCACTGGCCATGGAAGAAGCCGGAAGATGACGTGATCGTCCCCGGTGTCTTGTCCATCGCCGAGGGCAAGGTGAAGGTCCCCACCGCACCGGGGCTGGGCGTGGAGCTGGATGAAGCAGCCCTGGCACGCATGCACCAGCAGTATCTCGACGCGGGTCTGACCAAGCGAGATGACACCAGCTACATGCAGTCCATCAATCCGGAGTACGAGCTCCAGGTGCCTCGTTGGTAG
- a CDS encoding LysR family transcriptional regulator, whose protein sequence is MFSLVQLESFIAVAEELHFGAAAERLNMTQPPLSRQIQLLERELQAKLFTRTSRTVQLTTAGKVLLPNARRIVDMSRKTSMEVSRVATGDFGTVVVGYTAVAGQSVLPEFLATAARELPGVSLVLREAVSVEQLDGLSKGTLDLGLLRPFTNRAGVETTLVKKDRLVVALPKDHYLVTGKGVLIKELEGLPLMMYSTSEGRYFHELVLRLFDSVGAKPTITQIASQIPALISLVAVGLGVSLVPAGSMQYSPDSVAFEELVGPSGLQEMNQSDIVLAMEETNANPAARRLKEIYLESIQTVEGPAIKGNRG, encoded by the coding sequence ATGTTTTCTCTGGTGCAATTGGAATCCTTCATCGCGGTAGCCGAAGAGCTGCATTTCGGCGCAGCCGCTGAACGACTGAACATGACGCAGCCACCGCTGAGCCGGCAAATCCAGCTGCTTGAGCGTGAACTGCAAGCCAAATTATTCACCCGCACATCACGCACAGTGCAGCTGACTACCGCGGGAAAAGTGCTGCTGCCGAATGCCCGGCGCATCGTCGACATGAGCCGCAAGACAAGCATGGAAGTATCACGGGTGGCCACTGGGGACTTCGGAACCGTAGTCGTGGGCTACACAGCAGTCGCTGGGCAATCCGTCCTTCCAGAGTTCTTGGCTACTGCGGCCCGAGAACTGCCCGGGGTCTCCTTGGTGCTGCGCGAGGCCGTCTCCGTAGAGCAGCTGGATGGGCTGAGCAAGGGCACGCTGGACCTGGGACTGCTGCGACCGTTCACCAACCGCGCCGGCGTGGAAACGACCCTGGTGAAAAAAGACCGGTTGGTAGTCGCATTGCCCAAGGATCATTACCTGGTCACCGGCAAAGGGGTGCTGATCAAGGAACTGGAGGGCCTGCCGTTGATGATGTATTCAACATCGGAGGGGCGCTATTTCCACGAACTTGTGTTGAGACTCTTCGACTCGGTGGGAGCCAAGCCGACCATCACGCAAATCGCCAGCCAGATACCGGCGCTCATATCCCTGGTAGCGGTGGGGCTGGGGGTTTCACTTGTTCCTGCTGGATCGATGCAGTATTCACCGGATTCTGTAGCCTTTGAAGAATTGGTGGGACCTTCGGGACTTCAAGAAATGAATCAATCTGACATTGTTCTGGCCATGGAAGAGACCAACGCCAACCCCGCGGCTCGACGCCTGAAGGAAATTTACCTGGAGTCGATTCAGACCGTCGAAGGTCCGGCCATCAAGGGCAATCGAGGCTAA
- a CDS encoding aldehyde dehydrogenase (NADP(+)), whose product MTSITQNLTGQSILAGVRTAGNGREVHGYNPATNQPLEPAYSLIDEAQLKIATAAAAEAFTSFRALEPAKHADFLDAIAANIEAVREELVARAMAETGLPEARLNGETARTAGQLRLFANVVRTGDFHGARIDPALPERSPLPRVDIRQRKVPMGPVAVFGASNFPLAFSTAGGDTASALAAGCPVVFKAHNAHPGTSEIVGSAITKAIEEFDLHPGVFSLVYGPGASIGQALVSDPVIKAVGFTGSRSGGVALMETAAKRPEPIPVYAEMSSINPVIFFEGALADPEAQAKAYLGSLTGSSGQLCTAPGLVFVPAGGAGDAFVAAISGNAPSHSGQTMLTAGIYTSWVAGVEALGAQEGVELVGQGTEGSTENAPAPRVFASGVQQLNENPVLQDEIFGAASLVIRYESVEELDSALSKLEGQLTATLQLTEADYAQAAGIIPTLELKVGRILLNGWPTGVEVGHAMVHGGPFPATSAPQTTSVGSLAIERFLRPVAYQNFPEALLPKPIAQANEWNLNRLVDGTMTVAGE is encoded by the coding sequence TACAACCCAGCAACCAACCAGCCGTTGGAACCTGCCTATAGCCTGATTGACGAAGCCCAGCTGAAAATCGCCACGGCCGCTGCCGCGGAGGCTTTCACCTCGTTCCGCGCCCTGGAACCGGCCAAGCACGCCGATTTCCTCGACGCCATTGCAGCAAATATCGAAGCTGTGCGCGAGGAGCTGGTAGCCCGCGCCATGGCCGAAACCGGCCTTCCCGAGGCCCGCCTCAACGGCGAAACCGCCCGCACCGCCGGACAGCTGCGCCTGTTCGCAAACGTGGTCCGCACTGGCGACTTCCACGGCGCCCGCATCGATCCAGCCCTGCCAGAGCGCAGCCCGCTGCCGCGCGTGGATATCCGCCAGCGCAAGGTGCCGATGGGACCGGTTGCGGTCTTCGGCGCCTCGAACTTCCCGCTGGCTTTCTCCACCGCCGGCGGCGATACCGCCTCGGCACTGGCGGCCGGCTGCCCAGTAGTTTTCAAGGCCCACAACGCCCACCCGGGCACCAGTGAAATTGTCGGTTCGGCCATCACCAAGGCCATCGAGGAATTCGACCTGCACCCAGGAGTCTTCTCCCTGGTCTACGGCCCAGGCGCGTCAATCGGCCAGGCACTGGTTTCCGACCCGGTGATCAAGGCCGTAGGCTTCACCGGATCGCGCTCCGGCGGCGTGGCACTGATGGAAACCGCGGCCAAGCGCCCAGAGCCGATCCCGGTCTACGCCGAGATGTCCTCGATCAACCCGGTGATCTTCTTTGAAGGCGCCCTGGCAGATCCCGAGGCGCAGGCCAAGGCCTACCTGGGATCGCTGACTGGTTCCTCCGGCCAGCTGTGCACCGCACCGGGACTGGTCTTTGTTCCGGCTGGCGGGGCAGGCGACGCCTTTGTGGCAGCCATTTCCGGCAATGCGCCATCGCACAGCGGGCAGACCATGTTGACCGCGGGCATCTACACCTCGTGGGTCGCAGGTGTCGAGGCACTTGGCGCCCAGGAAGGTGTTGAACTGGTTGGCCAGGGCACCGAAGGCTCCACCGAAAACGCTCCTGCGCCACGGGTCTTCGCTTCCGGTGTCCAGCAGCTCAACGAGAACCCGGTGCTGCAAGACGAGATCTTCGGCGCCGCTTCGCTGGTGATCCGCTACGAGTCGGTGGAAGAACTCGACTCGGCGCTATCCAAGCTGGAAGGCCAGTTGACCGCTACGTTGCAGCTGACCGAAGCCGACTACGCGCAGGCCGCGGGAATCATCCCGACCCTGGAGCTGAAGGTTGGACGCATCCTGCTCAACGGCTGGCCAACGGGTGTCGAGGTGGGCCACGCGATGGTCCACGGCGGCCCGTTCCCGGCAACCTCCGCTCCGCAGACCACCTCGGTCGGGTCCCTGGCCATCGAGCGCTTCCTGCGTCCGGTCGCCTACCAGAATTTCCCCGAGGCCCTGCTGCCCAAGCCAATCGCGCAGGCCAATGAGTGGAACCTGAACCGTCTGGTCGACGGCACCATGACCGTCGCAGGAGAGTAA
- a CDS encoding AEC family transporter, whose amino-acid sequence MQGVLQGFAVVIILIGIGFFTARYMPRHREAIAKGLTPLIYYITNPALMFILLSGTDLHAVVGVFTPIALITAVVTGGVFALLAKVFFKTPLQRIPAGAMATSYVNAGNIGVPLALYAVGSTTPVVSVLAAQLLIIAPLYMCLFALVSRHDGANDSTPLGRTILKSVANPVTIATFIGALFSWFSFKLPEVLHSPVQMLGDSSIPLLLMAFGMSLYGQKPLADKALRGEVLLGAGLKVLFMPVVAFVLAKLVFGLQGTDLLGVVIMAALPTAQNVLLFSQQFRLNPVVPREVILSSTLLTLPVVLLATFLLT is encoded by the coding sequence ATGCAGGGAGTCTTACAGGGCTTTGCGGTAGTGATCATCCTGATTGGCATCGGCTTCTTCACGGCACGGTATATGCCGCGGCACCGCGAAGCCATCGCCAAGGGCTTAACTCCGCTGATCTACTACATCACCAACCCCGCGCTGATGTTCATCCTTCTTTCGGGCACCGATCTGCACGCGGTCGTTGGGGTATTCACCCCGATCGCCTTGATCACCGCGGTGGTGACCGGCGGCGTGTTTGCGCTGCTGGCCAAAGTATTTTTCAAAACACCGCTGCAGCGCATTCCGGCCGGAGCCATGGCCACCAGCTACGTTAATGCTGGGAACATTGGCGTGCCGCTGGCCTTGTACGCCGTGGGAAGCACCACCCCGGTGGTATCGGTGCTGGCAGCCCAGCTGCTGATCATTGCGCCCCTGTACATGTGCCTGTTCGCCCTGGTATCGCGCCACGACGGCGCGAACGATTCAACCCCGCTGGGGCGCACTATTCTCAAATCCGTGGCCAATCCGGTCACCATTGCCACCTTCATCGGTGCGCTCTTCTCATGGTTCAGCTTCAAATTGCCCGAGGTGCTGCACTCCCCCGTGCAAATGCTCGGCGACTCTTCCATCCCGTTGCTGCTCATGGCATTCGGCATGTCGCTGTACGGGCAGAAGCCCTTGGCGGATAAAGCCTTGCGCGGCGAAGTTCTACTTGGCGCAGGGCTCAAGGTGCTGTTCATGCCGGTCGTCGCGTTCGTGCTTGCTAAACTGGTGTTCGGATTGCAAGGCACGGATCTGCTAGGTGTAGTTATCATGGCTGCCCTTCCGACAGCTCAGAATGTGCTGCTTTTTTCCCAGCAGTTCCGGCTCAACCCGGTAGTTCCACGAGAAGTAATCCTGTCCAGCACGCTGCTCACCCTTCCGGTGGTTTTACTAGCCACGTTCTTGCTGACGTAG
- a CDS encoding AEC family transporter: MYGVIEGFFGIWVIIGVGYWSGKKNLFGDNGRYILNRLTFFIASPTLLFTTISAAKPQQALGPQLFIAGISAMVVFLAYGIFSRLAFKRTPGERTIGAMAASTVNAGNLGLPIAIYALGDISLAAPIALFQMSVMTPLSLSLMEKATAKGGTKFTGVLWRTISNPMILASVLGLLCSIYQWQPPQIIMTPIELLAGASIPAMLLGFGLSLVGSRPLQRSSQRRTEVWVATFSKLVLHPLLAWALAAWVFRLDSTGQYIAVIMAALPTAQNIFVNADRYESGITIAKDTVLLTTVLGIPAMLGFAALLLHLG, encoded by the coding sequence ATGTACGGCGTCATCGAAGGATTCTTCGGTATCTGGGTCATTATCGGTGTCGGCTACTGGTCGGGGAAAAAGAATCTCTTCGGGGACAACGGACGCTATATCCTGAACCGGCTGACGTTTTTTATCGCTTCCCCGACACTGCTATTCACCACCATTTCCGCAGCCAAGCCCCAACAGGCGCTGGGGCCGCAGCTGTTTATTGCCGGGATTTCGGCCATGGTTGTTTTTCTGGCTTACGGGATTTTCTCCCGGCTGGCATTCAAGCGCACCCCTGGAGAACGAACCATTGGCGCGATGGCAGCCTCGACGGTCAATGCAGGCAACCTGGGCCTTCCCATTGCCATCTATGCGCTGGGAGACATTTCCCTGGCGGCTCCGATTGCGCTCTTCCAGATGTCGGTGATGACCCCGCTCTCGCTGTCGCTCATGGAAAAAGCCACTGCCAAGGGCGGAACGAAGTTCACCGGAGTTCTTTGGCGCACGATCAGCAATCCGATGATCCTCGCTTCGGTTCTGGGCCTGCTCTGCTCGATCTACCAGTGGCAACCACCGCAGATCATCATGACCCCGATTGAGCTCTTGGCTGGCGCTTCGATCCCGGCCATGCTGCTCGGTTTCGGCTTGTCCCTGGTCGGGTCCCGCCCGCTGCAGCGCAGCTCCCAGCGCAGGACCGAGGTATGGGTTGCCACCTTCAGCAAACTGGTGTTGCATCCGCTGCTGGCCTGGGCGCTGGCCGCCTGGGTATTCCGGCTTGACTCCACCGGACAATACATCGCCGTCATCATGGCCGCGCTGCCCACTGCACAAAATATCTTTGTTAATGCAGACCGGTACGAGTCTGGCATCACCATCGCCAAGGATACGGTTCTGTTGACTACAGTGCTGGGGATCCCGGCAATGCTTGGATTCGCGGCACTGCTGCTGCACCTCGGCTAG
- a CDS encoding 2-hydroxyacid dehydrogenase: protein MTDPILERLADDFVEQAGQHDWHFASALSPERQQALLASCDVLVCARLTPEQARGCGARYVHITGIGADRVAVAHLPAGTIVSRTGHHERSIAEHVVMVSMVHQRRLLETNRELQAGIWRTVATAPQTPMNPTFSGLTFGFVGLGGIGEQALALCNALGARSVAVRRSPGGALPAGLEWAKTMDALPELLSASDVVVLGVPLTAETTGLIGASQLRQMRPGALLVNVSRGPVVDQDALFEALVNQSIGGAALDVWWDAPSGVVAPEAVRRFAQLPNVIATPHNSGHTLDTFGSRVGEIAQNITAFADGRSLSNQL from the coding sequence GTGACCGATCCGATTTTGGAGCGGCTCGCCGACGATTTCGTGGAGCAAGCCGGGCAGCACGACTGGCATTTCGCCTCTGCACTTTCACCGGAACGGCAGCAAGCCCTGCTGGCATCCTGCGATGTGCTCGTGTGCGCGCGGCTCACTCCTGAGCAGGCGCGGGGGTGCGGTGCGCGATATGTGCACATTACCGGTATCGGTGCCGACCGGGTTGCGGTAGCCCATTTGCCTGCCGGAACTATCGTTTCCCGCACTGGCCATCATGAGCGTTCCATCGCGGAACATGTAGTGATGGTCTCGATGGTCCACCAACGCCGGCTGCTGGAGACCAATCGGGAACTGCAGGCTGGAATCTGGCGTACGGTAGCGACAGCTCCCCAGACACCAATGAATCCAACTTTTTCGGGACTGACCTTCGGATTCGTGGGCCTTGGCGGTATCGGCGAACAGGCGCTGGCACTGTGCAACGCCCTGGGGGCGCGGAGCGTCGCGGTGCGCCGGTCTCCCGGTGGAGCACTGCCTGCCGGGCTGGAATGGGCCAAGACCATGGATGCGTTGCCAGAGCTCCTCTCGGCCAGCGATGTCGTCGTGCTCGGCGTGCCTCTTACGGCCGAAACCACCGGGCTGATCGGCGCAAGCCAGCTGCGCCAGATGCGCCCGGGCGCGCTGCTGGTCAACGTGTCGCGCGGTCCGGTAGTCGACCAGGACGCGCTGTTCGAAGCGCTGGTCAATCAATCAATTGGTGGCGCCGCGCTTGATGTCTGGTGGGACGCGCCTTCCGGCGTGGTCGCGCCTGAAGCAGTCCGCAGATTTGCCCAGCTGCCAAATGTCATCGCCACACCGCACAACTCAGGACATACACTGGATACCTTCGGTTCCAGGGTGGGTGAAATCGCTCAGAACATCACTGCTTTTGCCGACGGCCGGAGCTTGAGCAACCAGCTTTAG
- a CDS encoding MarR family winged helix-turn-helix transcriptional regulator, with protein MQDEKLLQTVEEEFTAILLHARDMLIRRAKAVHPDLQAPGYRVLALVIRDDAQQQGVLAEKLRLDKATISRLVQHLEALGLVTRTQDPSDGRAQLVSATPLAHEKWLASGNTLRQELRRQLTEWEPGELQNFGELLHRLNISFGELA; from the coding sequence ATGCAAGATGAAAAGCTGTTGCAAACGGTTGAAGAAGAGTTCACCGCCATACTTCTGCACGCCCGGGATATGCTCATTCGCCGTGCGAAGGCCGTACACCCGGACCTGCAGGCACCAGGCTACCGGGTATTGGCACTGGTCATCCGTGATGACGCCCAACAGCAGGGCGTCCTAGCAGAAAAACTCCGCCTGGATAAGGCGACCATTTCCCGTTTGGTTCAGCATCTGGAAGCCCTTGGACTGGTCACCCGAACCCAGGACCCTTCCGATGGCCGGGCGCAGCTGGTCTCCGCGACCCCGCTGGCCCATGAGAAATGGCTGGCTAGCGGCAACACCTTGCGTCAAGAACTGCGTCGGCAGCTCACCGAATGGGAACCGGGCGAGCTGCAGAACTTCGGTGAATTGCTGCACCGATTGAACATCAGCTTCGGCGAACTTGCCTAG
- a CDS encoding enolase C-terminal domain-like protein: protein MSNPTIVSVKVIPVAGHDSMLLNLSGAHGPFFTRNIAIVTDSDGRTGLGEVPGGEAIRSTIEEAGALISGAPVATYRSLLRKVSSRFADRDAGGRGAQTFDLRTTVHAVTALESALLDLHGQFLGVPVAELLGDGQQREAVPMLGYLFYVGNPDITDLPYLREPQGADDWERVRREEAMTPEGVVRLAEAAQARYGFKDFKLKGGVQAGDLEVDAVTALKQRFPEARITLDPNGGWLLEDAIRLGKRMKGIVAYAEDPCGPEGRFSGREVMSEFRRATGLQTATNMIATDWREMAHAVRTNAVDIPLADPHFWTMSGSVRVAQLCNEFGLTWGSHSNNHFDISLAMFTQVGAAAPGEITALDTHWIWQDGQDLTQNAPQIVDGEVKVPEAAGLGVTLNMDRVNEAHELYKEHGLGSRDDAVSMQYLIPGWTFDSKSPALVR, encoded by the coding sequence ATGAGTAACCCAACCATTGTTTCGGTCAAGGTCATCCCAGTTGCCGGCCATGACTCCATGCTGCTGAACCTTTCCGGCGCCCATGGGCCGTTCTTTACCCGCAACATCGCCATCGTCACCGATTCCGACGGCCGTACCGGCCTCGGCGAGGTGCCTGGCGGCGAAGCAATTCGTTCAACCATTGAAGAAGCAGGGGCGCTGATTTCCGGCGCTCCGGTAGCGACCTACCGTTCGCTGCTGCGCAAGGTGTCCTCCCGTTTCGCTGACCGCGATGCGGGCGGTCGAGGCGCGCAGACTTTTGATCTGCGCACCACAGTGCACGCCGTCACCGCCCTGGAATCCGCGCTCCTAGACCTGCACGGGCAATTCCTGGGCGTGCCGGTGGCCGAGTTGCTAGGCGATGGCCAGCAGCGCGAGGCGGTACCGATGCTCGGTTACCTCTTCTACGTCGGCAACCCGGATATCACGGACCTGCCTTACCTGCGCGAACCGCAGGGTGCAGATGACTGGGAACGCGTGCGCCGCGAAGAAGCCATGACCCCTGAAGGCGTGGTTCGCCTGGCCGAAGCCGCACAGGCCCGCTACGGGTTCAAGGACTTCAAGCTCAAGGGCGGAGTGCAAGCGGGCGACCTGGAAGTTGATGCGGTCACCGCCTTGAAGCAGCGCTTCCCCGAAGCCCGGATTACCCTGGACCCCAATGGCGGCTGGCTGCTTGAGGACGCAATCCGCTTGGGCAAGCGCATGAAGGGCATTGTCGCCTACGCAGAGGACCCGTGTGGCCCCGAAGGGCGATTCTCCGGCCGCGAGGTCATGAGCGAATTCCGCCGGGCCACCGGGCTGCAGACCGCAACCAACATGATCGCCACCGATTGGCGCGAAATGGCTCACGCGGTGCGCACCAACGCCGTCGATATCCCGCTGGCCGACCCGCACTTCTGGACCATGTCCGGCTCGGTGCGTGTGGCCCAGCTGTGCAACGAGTTCGGCCTCACCTGGGGTTCGCACTCGAATAACCACTTCGATATTTCGCTGGCCATGTTCACCCAGGTAGGCGCCGCCGCTCCGGGCGAGATCACCGCCTTGGATACCCACTGGATTTGGCAGGACGGCCAGGATCTGACGCAGAACGCTCCACAGATCGTGGACGGTGAAGTAAAGGTTCCAGAAGCCGCCGGCCTGGGCGTCACGCTGAACATGGACCGGGTCAACGAGGCGCACGAGCTGTACAAGGAACATGGCTTGGGTTCGCGTGATGACGCGGTCTCCATGCAATACCTGATTCCTGGTTGGACTTTTGATTCCAAGAGCCCTGCCCTGGTGCGCTAG